The DNA region TTAAtaatgtggtgtgtgtttgtgtgtttacagtagGTTCCCATACGGGCAAAGCCTGTTGTACAAGATACAATAGGAAGCCAGTACCCTTCCAGCGTATAAAGGGCTACAGAGAACAAACCACAATGGAAAACTGCCGCATCGAAGCGATCATGTAAGACTGCAAAACTCCAACCCTGCAAGCCCCAATCTGAATCGCTGACTATGATTTTGAATATTACAACAGGGGTCGGTGAAGACTAACTGACTGCATTGATTGGATTTATTCCAAAATATTCAGAAGACATTTTGGTAATTGTTTTGTGGAAAGCACTAATGTTGTTTTGGCAGAATTTCTTTCCATAAAAATAAGCCATCTGATCTGGCCTACCACAAcattttgctgtcaaaactgTCTGAATTTCATAACTCTAAGCAGGTAGCTGTTTGGTCTGCTCCATATCTTTGTGatattgtgtgtttatgaatTATACGAAGCTGTCTAATttgggtatcaaacctcaatatttttaattgtaCTGACCGAAATGTGTCAAAAAGTGTCAAGTACCGAAAGCTGGGACTGAATACTTGGTCAGATACTTAGTCTTTAGATCAGATATTTAATGATATAAATCATATAAGTttagactttattttatttcaagttCCTGCAAGGCTACATTGTGTTactgtaagacaaaataaaacacggatgcatttaataaatgtattttgttaaaaactTGTTTATATTCCACAAAATAAGTTATCAAAAAATCGTTGTTTTAGTATTATGCAATGATAAAATAGACACCATTATCAAAAAATGATACctttacaatacaaaacatatcATACACTGAACTACAATATagtgctctctgtgtgtgtctaataATGTGTCTCACTATTGTAGTTTCTACAAGAAAGAGATATGAGATATGTGCAACACGAAAGGATGAGTGGGTGAGGAAAACTCTGGAATTACTCAGGTATGAGACACCTACTCACTTTTAAGTACCAACTAATTTCAGTTTAGACATGGACCTAAAAATCAGGACAAGCTTTGTGTGTGAACAgggttttcttttgtttgagtAAAAACTCTCCTCTTCTTTATAGTTCAAAACTGAAGAACATGTCGAAGGCCGGCTCTGCTGCAGGTGAAACTCAGATGAGGAAAAGTGTAAACCCTTCATTTCATGACGGAAGTGGATCTTTCTTCATTACCACAGAAACCTTCCCAAACACCACTGAAAGCTTTTATTAGCAAAAATCAGGTTGTGGTGTTAGAGATTAGAGAACGAAAGGTTTTGTGCTATAGAAATGCCAATTTGAGTGAATGTTTGAGAGAAATTGAATCTACTGTAATCCAGTCATGTTAGGGATATTATCTctgaaaaagtaaagaaatgctAATTACTTTCACTTGCCTACACATGCTCCAATAGCAATACTCCAGGTAATCATGATTTAAGGGAAACCTGAGAAGAACAGCTTTGAGACTACAAATGAAGTCGATTATGTGCTTAGCCAAATAGCAAATGTTTACgtgaacatttctgttttttaaaatcatgctTTTGTGACTATGATGTTTCATCTCCTGCTATGAATCTCCTGCTTAATGAAGTTAATGTGCTAAAATATATCAATAGCAATTctcataaacaaataaatttaCATAGTG from Siniperca chuatsi isolate FFG_IHB_CAS linkage group LG13, ASM2008510v1, whole genome shotgun sequence includes:
- the ccl20l gene encoding C-C motif chemokine 26, with product MAPRGMLTMTTVLLCFILSLLSPAPGALGSHTGKACCTRYNRKPVPFQRIKGYREQTTMENCRIEAIIFSTRKRYEICATRKDEWVRKTLELLSSKLKNMSKAGSAAGETQMRKSVNPSFHDGSGSFFITTETFPNTTESFY